The following are encoded together in the Marmota flaviventris isolate mMarFla1 chromosome 18, mMarFla1.hap1, whole genome shotgun sequence genome:
- the LOC114082725 gene encoding vomeronasal type-1 receptor 1 — protein sequence MVFLTQTGVGFVGNFSLLGLYNFTLLTGRHFRPTDLILNQVVLANSIVLFAKGVPQTLAALGWKRFLDDTRCKLVFYFYRVSTGVSFSTWCLFNGFQALKLNPRICRWITLKMRSLRSIGFCCLLCWALHLLINSFLPLIVKGPLNKKNLSVDGNHGYCFWVVPQRHSTLYTVLYFSPDLLSLVLMAWASGSMVLVLHRHRQQVQHIHSRVLYPPPSHEARATHTVLILVSSFVAFYSVYTVLTIWMTLAPRRGQWVMNSSVLVSSCFPALSPFVLIVSDTRISQVLSYCRARTRCVS from the coding sequence ATGGTTTTCCTCACTCAGACAGGAGTGGGATTCGTGGGAAACTTCTCCCTCCTTGGTCTCTATAATTTCACCTTGCTCACTGGACGTCACTTTAGACCCACAGACTTGATTCTCAATCAAGTGGTACTGGCCAATTCCATTGTTCTTTTTGCTAAAGGAGTCCCTCAGACTCTGGCAGCTCTGGGATGGAAACGTTTCCTGGATGACACGAGATGTAAACTTGTCTTCTATTTTTATAGAGTGAGCACTGGTGTCTCCTTCAGCACTTGGTGCCTGTTCAATGGCTTCCAGGCCCTAAAGCTAAACCCCAGAATTTGCAGGTGGATCACGCTCAAGATGAGATCACTACGATCTATTGGCTTCTGCTGtctcctctgctgggccctgcaTCTCTTGATAAATTCATTTCTGCCTTTAATAGTGAAAGGCCCATTGAATAAGAAAAATCTCAGTGTGGATGGGAATCATGGGTACTGTTTCTGGGTAGTGCCCCAGAGACACAGCACCTTATACACTGTCCTGTACTTCTCCCCCGACTTGTTGAGTCTGGTCCTCATGGCCTGGGCCAGCGGCTCCATGGTCCTTGTCCTGCACAGACACAGGCAGCAGGTTCAGCACATCCACAGCCGCGTCCTCTACCCCCCACCTTCTCACGAGGCCAGAGCCACACACACTGTCCTGATCCTGGTGAGCTCCTTCGTGGCCTTTTATTCTGTCTACACTGTTTTGACCATTTGGATGACTCTTGCCCCCAGGAGAGGCCAGTGGGTCATGAACAGCTCTGTGCTGGTGTCCTCATGTTTCCCAGCACTCAGCCCCTTTGTGCTCATCGTCAGTGACACCCGCATCTCTCAGGTCCTCTCTTACTGCAGAGCAAGGACACGTTGTGTCTCCTAA